One Streptomyces sp. NBC_01217 genomic region harbors:
- a CDS encoding ABC transporter ATP-binding protein — protein MIRFEHVTKRYADGTTAVDDLSFEVAEGELVTLVGPSGCGKTTTMKMVNRLTEPTEGRIFLDGDDISAIDPVQLRRRIGYVIQQVGLFPHRTVLENTATVPHLLGWNRGKGRARAAELLDLVGLDPSVYGDRYPEQLSGGQRQRVGVARALAADPPVLLMDEPFGAVDPVVRERLQNEFLRLQAQVRKTVLFVTHDIEEAVRLGDRIAVYGQGSIEQFDTPATVLGAPATPYVADFVGADRGLKRLSVTPIEEGDLDQPPVVHLDDSLARATERLRAEGARWAVVLDGQDNLHGWIPADGFTAGTKDTVRAHARRMEAWLPVGAPLKQAFATMLQHDAGWIAVIDEESTGRFLGVLTPARLHEALRRSIDADAQAVPRTEVAVETVESIAKSIAG, from the coding sequence ATGATCCGTTTCGAGCATGTCACCAAGCGGTACGCGGACGGCACGACCGCCGTCGACGACCTTTCCTTCGAGGTCGCGGAGGGTGAACTGGTCACGCTCGTCGGACCGTCGGGCTGCGGCAAGACGACCACGATGAAGATGGTGAACCGGCTGACCGAACCGACCGAGGGCCGGATATTCCTCGACGGGGACGACATATCCGCCATCGACCCCGTCCAGCTGCGCCGCCGCATCGGCTATGTGATCCAGCAGGTGGGGCTCTTCCCGCACCGTACGGTCCTGGAAAACACCGCGACGGTTCCCCATCTCCTCGGCTGGAATCGGGGAAAGGGCCGTGCACGCGCGGCGGAACTCCTCGACCTCGTCGGACTTGATCCTTCCGTTTATGGCGACCGCTATCCGGAACAGCTCTCCGGCGGTCAGCGCCAACGCGTGGGCGTGGCAAGGGCGCTGGCCGCGGACCCGCCCGTGCTGCTGATGGACGAGCCTTTCGGCGCGGTCGACCCGGTCGTGCGGGAACGCCTGCAGAACGAATTCCTGAGACTTCAGGCACAGGTCCGCAAAACGGTGCTGTTCGTCACGCACGACATCGAGGAAGCGGTCCGGCTCGGTGACCGTATCGCCGTCTACGGACAGGGCTCCATCGAGCAGTTCGACACCCCGGCGACCGTGCTCGGCGCCCCCGCCACCCCCTATGTCGCGGACTTCGTCGGCGCCGACCGCGGCCTCAAGCGGCTCTCCGTGACCCCCATCGAGGAGGGCGACCTCGACCAGCCGCCGGTCGTCCACCTCGACGACTCCCTGGCGAGGGCGACCGAGCGGCTGCGGGCCGAGGGCGCGCGCTGGGCGGTCGTGCTGGACGGCCAGGACAATCTGCACGGCTGGATCCCGGCCGACGGCTTCACCGCCGGGACGAAGGACACGGTGCGCGCCCACGCCCGCAGGATGGAGGCGTGGCTGCCCGTCGGAGCCCCGCTCAAGCAGGCGTTCGCCACCATGCTCCAGCACGACGCGGGCTGGATCGCCGTCATCGACGAGGAGAGCACCGGCCGCTTCCTCGGCGTGCTCACCCCGGCCCGGCTCCATGAGGCGCTGCGCCGCTCGATCGACGCCGATGCCCAGGCCGTACCGCGTACCGAGGTGGCCGTCGAGACCGTGGAGAGCATCGCCAAGAGCATCGCGGGGTGA
- a CDS encoding phosphatidylglycerol lysyltransferase domain-containing protein encodes MSVTLDGDKSGSVPSPVRKFVRGPRPESVPTLVGTACTVVGLIDVAAGVFPRFRHSRMHTLAEVLPGALGPFAAALSLSTGVLLLLLAHGLKRRKRRAWRAAVVLLPAGALAQFVYRHSVIGTLVSLALCLLLIRHRTEFAALPDPRSRWRALANFVLLGAGSLGLGLIITSVHPGRVVGSPSIADRLQHVLYGLFGFEGPVEYAGVTSWTVACSLGALGLLTAVTTIYLAFRPEHPAARLTEDDEARLRALLARHGGRDSLGHFALRRDKAVVFSPSGKAAVCYRVVSGVMLASGDPIGDVEAWPGAIERFMDEARAHSWTPAVMGCSETGGEVWTRETGLDALELGDEAVVDVADFSLAGRAMRNVRQMVKRIERLGYETRVRRVSDIGEAELARIRRAAADWRGTDNERGFSMALGRIGDPADGDCVIATAHKADEHTADSPHGNLKAVLHFVPWGTDGMSLDLMRRDRSADPGMNELLIVAALQDASRLSVEHVSLNFAMFRSALARGEKLGAGPVLRTWRGLLIFLSRWFQIESLYKFNAKFRPRWEPRFVVYRTARDLPRISFAAMQAEGFVNLALPGRLARRFPGRRPLPCAHAPAPGQEHHARAA; translated from the coding sequence ATGTCTGTCACGCTAGATGGGGATAAATCGGGATCGGTTCCGAGTCCGGTACGCAAGTTCGTACGCGGACCGCGCCCCGAATCCGTACCGACGCTGGTCGGTACCGCCTGCACCGTCGTCGGCCTGATCGATGTCGCCGCGGGTGTCTTCCCGCGCTTCCGGCACAGCCGGATGCACACCCTCGCCGAGGTGCTCCCCGGCGCCCTCGGGCCGTTCGCCGCCGCCCTCTCCCTGAGCACGGGCGTCCTGCTGCTGCTCCTCGCCCACGGCCTCAAGCGGCGCAAGCGGCGGGCCTGGCGGGCGGCCGTCGTCCTGCTCCCGGCCGGTGCGCTGGCGCAGTTCGTCTACCGGCACTCGGTCATCGGCACGCTCGTCTCGCTGGCCCTCTGCCTGCTGCTGATCCGCCACCGCACCGAGTTCGCCGCGCTCCCCGACCCCAGGAGCCGCTGGCGGGCGCTGGCCAACTTCGTGCTCCTCGGCGCGGGTTCGCTCGGCCTCGGCCTGATCATCACCAGCGTCCACCCCGGCCGGGTCGTGGGGAGCCCCAGCATCGCCGACCGCCTCCAGCACGTGCTGTACGGGCTGTTCGGCTTCGAGGGTCCTGTCGAGTACGCCGGGGTCACCTCCTGGACCGTGGCGTGCTCCCTCGGCGCCCTCGGTCTGCTGACCGCCGTCACCACCATCTACCTCGCCTTCCGGCCCGAGCACCCGGCCGCCCGCCTCACCGAGGACGACGAGGCCCGGCTGCGCGCCCTGCTGGCCAGGCACGGCGGCCGCGACTCGCTCGGCCACTTCGCGCTCCGCCGCGACAAGGCCGTCGTCTTCTCCCCCAGCGGCAAGGCCGCCGTCTGCTACCGGGTCGTGTCCGGGGTGATGCTGGCCAGCGGCGACCCGATCGGCGACGTGGAGGCCTGGCCCGGCGCCATCGAGCGCTTCATGGACGAGGCCAGGGCCCACTCCTGGACCCCCGCCGTCATGGGCTGCAGCGAGACCGGCGGTGAGGTCTGGACCCGCGAGACCGGACTTGACGCGCTGGAGCTCGGCGACGAGGCGGTGGTGGATGTCGCGGATTTCTCACTCGCCGGGCGCGCGATGCGCAACGTACGCCAGATGGTGAAGCGCATTGAACGCCTCGGCTACGAGACCCGGGTCCGGCGCGTCAGCGACATCGGCGAGGCCGAGCTGGCCCGCATACGTCGCGCCGCCGCAGACTGGCGCGGCACCGACAACGAGCGCGGCTTCTCCATGGCGCTCGGCCGCATCGGCGACCCGGCCGACGGGGACTGCGTGATAGCCACCGCCCACAAGGCCGACGAACACACCGCCGACTCCCCCCACGGCAACCTGAAGGCCGTACTCCACTTCGTCCCGTGGGGCACGGACGGCATGTCACTCGATCTGATGCGCCGCGACCGCTCCGCCGACCCCGGCATGAACGAACTGCTGATCGTCGCCGCCCTGCAGGACGCCTCCCGGCTCTCCGTGGAACACGTCTCGCTGAACTTCGCGATGTTCCGCTCGGCGCTCGCCCGCGGCGAGAAGCTGGGCGCGGGACCGGTGCTGAGGACCTGGCGCGGACTGCTGATCTTCCTCTCCCGCTGGTTCCAGATCGAGTCGCTGTACAAGTTCAACGCCAAGTTCCGGCCCCGCTGGGAGCCCCGTTTCGTCGTCTACCGCACCGCCCGCGACCTGCCCCGGATATCCTTCGCGGCCATGCAGGCCGAGGGCTTCGTGAACCTCGCGCTGCCCGGCCGCCTCGCCCGCCGGTTCCCGGGCCGCCGGCCGCTGCCCTGCGCCCACGCCCCGGCGCCGGGCCAGGAGCACCACGCCCGCGCGGCGTAG
- a CDS encoding ABC transporter substrate-binding protein, with translation MSKTSRIAGAVIGMVALAGSLAACGGDSLEKDKGSSAASGDSGGSGKKGSLVVGAASFTESKVLAELYAQILGDAGYSTSVTTVANRELYEPSLEKGEIDVVPEYAATIAEFLNAKVNGAKEAGKKPVASGDAAATVAALEKLAGPLGLKVLPVGEAVDQNAFAVTKEFADENKLKTLSDLGASKLKVKIAAGDECEVRPFCAPGLKKTYGIDVTGIDPKGVGTPQSKQAVKDGKDQLVLTTTTDAVLDSYGLVFLEDDKKLQNADNVLPVVNAKDAGSPDIADALGKLTKALTTEDLAELNRKVDAERAKPADVAKDYLQSKGLIEK, from the coding sequence ATGAGCAAGACCTCGCGAATAGCGGGCGCGGTCATCGGCATGGTCGCGCTGGCCGGCTCGCTCGCCGCCTGCGGTGGCGACAGCCTGGAGAAGGACAAGGGGAGCTCGGCGGCCTCGGGCGACTCCGGCGGTTCCGGCAAGAAGGGCTCGCTCGTCGTCGGCGCGGCGTCCTTCACCGAGTCCAAGGTGCTCGCCGAGCTGTACGCGCAGATCCTGGGCGACGCCGGATACAGCACCTCAGTCACCACGGTGGCCAACCGGGAGCTGTACGAACCGTCTCTGGAGAAGGGCGAGATCGATGTCGTCCCCGAATATGCCGCGACGATCGCCGAATTCCTCAACGCCAAGGTGAACGGCGCGAAGGAGGCCGGGAAGAAGCCGGTCGCCTCCGGTGACGCGGCCGCCACGGTCGCGGCGCTGGAGAAGCTCGCGGGCCCGCTCGGACTGAAGGTGCTCCCGGTCGGCGAGGCCGTCGACCAGAACGCCTTCGCGGTGACCAAGGAATTCGCCGACGAGAACAAGCTGAAGACCCTTTCGGACCTCGGTGCCTCCAAGCTGAAGGTGAAGATCGCGGCGGGTGACGAGTGCGAGGTGCGGCCGTTCTGCGCGCCGGGCCTGAAGAAGACGTACGGCATCGATGTCACCGGTATCGACCCCAAGGGAGTCGGTACACCGCAGTCCAAGCAGGCCGTCAAGGACGGCAAGGACCAGCTGGTCCTCACCACCACCACGGACGCGGTGCTGGACAGCTACGGCCTGGTGTTCCTGGAGGACGACAAGAAGCTCCAGAACGCGGACAACGTTCTGCCGGTCGTCAATGCCAAGGACGCCGGTTCCCCGGACATTGCCGATGCACTCGGCAAGCTCACCAAGGCCCTGACGACCGAGGATCTCGCGGAACTGAACCGCAAGGTCGACGCCGAGCGCGCAAAGCCCGCCGATGTGGCCAAGGACTATCTGCAGTCGAAGGGACTCATCGAGAAGTAG
- the folP gene encoding dihydropteroate synthase codes for MSTLRGRGTVRGLPEWDRCAVMGVVNVTPDSFSDGGRWFDTTAAIKHGLDLVAEGADLIDVGGESTRPGASRVDASEELRRVVPVVRGLASEGVTVSVDTMRARVAEESVAAGAALVNDVSGGLADPDMVGVVAAAGAPFVVMHWRGFSESMNSRAVYEDVVAEVARELRERMDAVIAGGVAPERIVIDPGLGFAKDAAHDLALVAHLDELRALGRPLLVAASRKRFLGHVLAGEGAPPPPARERDAATAAISALSAAAGAWAVRVHEVRATADAVRVARAVEGAA; via the coding sequence ATGAGTACGTTGCGTGGACGAGGCACGGTCCGAGGACTGCCGGAGTGGGACCGCTGCGCGGTCATGGGTGTCGTCAATGTGACCCCGGACTCCTTCTCCGACGGGGGCCGCTGGTTCGACACCACGGCCGCGATCAAGCACGGCCTCGACCTGGTCGCCGAGGGCGCCGACCTGATCGACGTCGGTGGCGAGTCGACCCGCCCCGGCGCCAGCCGGGTGGACGCGTCGGAGGAGCTGCGGCGCGTGGTCCCGGTGGTCAGGGGCCTGGCATCCGAAGGGGTCACGGTCTCCGTGGACACCATGCGGGCCCGTGTCGCCGAGGAGTCGGTCGCGGCCGGAGCCGCCCTGGTCAACGACGTGAGCGGCGGCCTCGCCGACCCGGACATGGTCGGGGTCGTCGCCGCGGCCGGCGCACCGTTCGTCGTGATGCACTGGCGCGGCTTCAGCGAGTCCATGAACAGCCGCGCGGTGTACGAGGACGTCGTCGCCGAGGTCGCCCGGGAACTGCGGGAGCGGATGGACGCCGTGATCGCGGGCGGTGTCGCCCCGGAACGGATCGTGATCGACCCCGGTCTCGGCTTCGCCAAGGACGCCGCGCACGACCTGGCTCTCGTCGCCCACCTCGACGAGCTGCGCGCCCTGGGCCGCCCGCTGCTGGTCGCCGCCTCCCGCAAGCGCTTCCTCGGCCATGTGCTGGCGGGCGAGGGCGCACCGCCGCCGCCCGCCCGCGAACGCGACGCCGCCACCGCGGCGATCTCCGCGCTCTCCGCCGCCGCCGGGGCCTGGGCCGTCCGGGTCCACGAGGTCCGGGCCACGGCCGACGCCGTACGGGTCGCCCGCGCCGTCGAGGGAGCCGCGTGA
- a CDS encoding ABC transporter permease — MGVLGEAWTWLTTGANWSGESGAAHRLGEHLYVSGVALALACAVALPIALYLGHIGKGGALAVNISNVGRAIPVFAVLALFMVSPLRNTGYVPTIIALVLFAVPPLLTNAYVGMTEVDRSVAEAARGMGMSGGQLFVRVELPLAYPMIMTGLRSAAVQVVATATIAAMVGQGGLGRIITAGFNTYNTPQVVAGALLVAVLALLVEAVLVVLDRLLSPLRRRRTA, encoded by the coding sequence ATGGGAGTTCTCGGCGAGGCCTGGACCTGGCTCACCACCGGCGCCAACTGGTCGGGGGAGAGCGGGGCGGCCCACCGGCTCGGCGAGCATCTGTACGTCAGCGGCGTCGCGCTCGCGCTGGCCTGCGCCGTGGCCCTGCCTATCGCGCTGTACCTCGGGCACATCGGGAAGGGGGGCGCGCTGGCCGTCAACATCTCCAATGTGGGGCGGGCGATCCCGGTCTTCGCGGTGCTGGCGCTCTTCATGGTCTCGCCGCTGCGCAACACCGGATATGTGCCGACGATCATCGCGCTGGTGCTGTTCGCAGTGCCGCCGCTGCTCACCAACGCCTACGTCGGGATGACGGAGGTCGACCGGTCGGTGGCAGAGGCGGCGCGGGGCATGGGGATGTCCGGGGGCCAGCTCTTCGTACGGGTCGAGCTCCCGCTGGCCTACCCGATGATCATGACCGGGCTGCGCTCGGCCGCGGTCCAGGTGGTCGCCACGGCGACGATCGCCGCGATGGTCGGCCAGGGCGGTCTCGGCCGGATCATCACCGCCGGGTTCAACACGTACAACACGCCACAGGTGGTCGCGGGGGCGCTGCTGGTCGCCGTGCTCGCCCTGCTGGTGGAGGCGGTGCTGGTGGTCCTGGACCGGCTGCTGTCACCGCTGCGCCGCCGCAGGACGGCATGA
- a CDS encoding SAM-dependent methyltransferase, translating into MTDEWHGWRDAAETALYGDGGFYRSPEGPAGHFRTSVHASPLFARAVARLLVRTARELGTGSVDLVDLGAGRGELLTGVLAALAAVGTDGLAVRAYAVELAARPAGLDPRIEWCAEPPKGTYGLLFANEWLDNVPTDVAETDADGVDRYVLVRAPDGTERLGEPVTGADAEWLRRWWPSAGPGTRAEIGRPRDEAWARAVSTLSGGLAVAVDYAHVREARPPFGTLTGFRSGREVRPVPDGSCDLTSHVALDACAAAVTAVDGTAPPELLTQREALHHLGITGERPPLSLASTDPAGYVRALASASEAAELTARNGLGDFAWLLQRKPRLPSAEPSPTPAEPSLTTAERSPSGD; encoded by the coding sequence GTGACGGATGAGTGGCATGGGTGGCGGGATGCGGCAGAGACCGCTTTGTACGGGGACGGGGGGTTCTACCGGAGCCCCGAAGGGCCGGCGGGCCACTTCCGCACCTCTGTCCACGCGTCGCCGCTGTTCGCCCGTGCCGTCGCCCGGCTGCTGGTCAGGACGGCGCGGGAGCTGGGCACCGGCTCGGTCGACCTGGTGGATCTGGGGGCGGGGCGGGGCGAACTGCTGACGGGCGTGCTGGCGGCGCTCGCGGCAGTGGGCACCGACGGTCTCGCCGTACGGGCTTACGCCGTGGAGCTCGCCGCCCGCCCGGCCGGTCTGGACCCACGGATCGAATGGTGCGCCGAGCCGCCGAAGGGGACGTACGGTCTGCTGTTCGCCAACGAGTGGCTGGACAACGTCCCGACCGACGTCGCCGAGACCGATGCGGACGGTGTCGACCGCTATGTCCTCGTCCGGGCGCCGGACGGTACGGAGCGGCTCGGCGAGCCGGTGACCGGGGCGGACGCCGAGTGGCTGCGCCGCTGGTGGCCGTCGGCCGGACCGGGCACCCGCGCGGAGATCGGCCGCCCGCGCGACGAGGCCTGGGCGCGGGCGGTGTCCACACTGTCCGGGGGGCTCGCGGTGGCGGTGGACTACGCACACGTACGGGAGGCCCGGCCGCCCTTCGGCACGCTGACCGGCTTCCGGTCCGGCCGCGAGGTGCGGCCGGTGCCGGACGGCAGCTGCGACCTCACCTCGCACGTGGCGCTGGACGCGTGCGCGGCGGCGGTGACGGCGGTGGACGGGACCGCACCACCCGAGCTGCTGACACAGCGCGAGGCCCTGCACCACCTCGGCATCACCGGCGAACGCCCCCCGCTGAGCCTGGCATCGACCGACCCTGCCGGATACGTACGTGCCCTGGCCTCGGCGAGCGAGGCAGCCGAACTCACAGCCCGGAACGGCCTGGGCGACTTCGCCTGGCTACTACAACGAAAACCCCGCCTCCCCTCGGCCGAACCGAGCCCCACCCCGGCCGAACCCAGCCTCACCACGGCAGAACGCAGCCCCTCCGGCGATTGA
- a CDS encoding NADH-quinone oxidoreductase subunit D, whose product MTETTVGIGGAAESTDMVLNIGPQHPSTHGVLRLRIVLDGERIQHAEPVIGYMHRGAEKLFEARDYRQIVMLANRHDWLSAFSNELGVVMAVERMLGMEVPERAVWTRTLLAELNRVLNHLMFLGSYPLELGGITPVFYAFREREELQAVMEEVSGGRMHYMFNRVGGLKEDLPAGWLGRARDAIASVRSRMDVYDDLVLGNEIFRGRTRGVGVLSAGTVHAYGVSGPIARASGVDFDLRRDEPYLAYGELQDTLKVVTRTEGDCLARFECLLDQTHNALELADACLDRMAGLALGPINQRLPKVLKAPEGHTYAWTENPLGINGYYLVSKGEKTPYRLKLRSASYNNIQALTELLPGTLVADMVAILGSLFFVVGDIDK is encoded by the coding sequence ATGACGGAGACGACAGTCGGCATCGGCGGCGCAGCGGAGAGCACCGACATGGTGCTCAACATCGGCCCCCAGCACCCCTCCACCCACGGCGTGCTCCGTCTGCGCATCGTCCTCGACGGCGAACGCATCCAGCACGCCGAACCGGTCATCGGCTACATGCACCGCGGCGCGGAGAAGCTGTTCGAGGCCCGCGACTACCGGCAGATCGTGATGCTCGCCAACCGCCACGACTGGCTGTCGGCGTTCTCCAACGAGCTGGGCGTCGTGATGGCCGTCGAGCGCATGCTCGGCATGGAGGTCCCGGAGCGTGCGGTCTGGACGCGCACCCTGCTCGCCGAGCTGAACCGGGTCCTGAACCATCTGATGTTCCTCGGCTCGTACCCGCTCGAACTCGGCGGGATCACCCCGGTGTTCTACGCCTTCCGCGAGCGCGAGGAGCTCCAGGCCGTGATGGAGGAGGTCTCCGGCGGCCGGATGCACTACATGTTCAACCGGGTCGGCGGCCTCAAGGAGGACCTCCCCGCGGGCTGGCTCGGCCGTGCCAGGGACGCCATCGCCTCGGTCCGGTCCCGGATGGACGTGTACGACGACCTGGTGCTCGGCAACGAGATCTTCCGGGGCCGCACCCGCGGTGTCGGCGTGCTGTCCGCAGGGACGGTGCACGCCTACGGGGTGTCCGGACCGATCGCCCGCGCCTCGGGAGTCGACTTCGATCTGCGGCGCGACGAGCCGTATCTCGCGTACGGGGAGCTGCAGGACACGCTCAAGGTCGTCACCCGCACCGAGGGCGACTGCCTGGCCCGGTTCGAATGCCTGCTGGACCAGACGCACAACGCGCTGGAGCTGGCGGACGCCTGCCTGGACCGGATGGCCGGCCTGGCGCTTGGCCCGATCAACCAACGGCTGCCCAAGGTGCTGAAGGCCCCCGAGGGCCACACCTACGCCTGGACCGAGAACCCGCTCGGCATCAACGGCTACTACCTGGTGTCCAAGGGCGAGAAGACCCCGTACCGGCTGAAGCTCCGCTCCGCCTCGTACAACAACATCCAGGCACTCACCGAGCTGCTGCCGGGCACACTGGTCGCCGACATGGTGGCGATCCTGGGCTCGCTCTTCTTCGTCGTCGGCGACATCGACAAGTAG
- a CDS encoding alpha/beta hydrolase has translation MGLTSKIFLALAIVLAVVFFAATVWLWPRLARRSVSAVLGRVGLLLATQVTVFVCVALVANNSFLFYGSWADLFGRKQDLGVVTDHAAGAPASGNIVRVGIQRPDVPGGSRPTTGGRIDKVVIAGRQSKIESSAYVYLPPEYFQPAFARRKFPAVVVLTGYPGVAENLLQGLKYPRTAHERVKAGRAQPMILVMLRPTVAPPRDTECVDIKGGPQTETFFAEDLPRAVSDAYRVGTLARNWGIMGNSTGGYCALKIGLHHPDRFAASAGLSAYYKAAEDPTTGDLFHGDQGARDRSDLMWSLDNLPQPDSSFLVTTSRQGEGNYRTTRQFIDKVKPPSRVSSIVLDSGGHNFNTWRREIPSALDWMSSRLSEN, from the coding sequence ATGGGTCTTACCAGCAAGATATTTCTGGCCCTGGCCATCGTGCTGGCCGTGGTGTTCTTCGCCGCCACGGTCTGGCTCTGGCCACGCCTGGCCCGGCGCAGCGTGTCCGCGGTGCTCGGCAGGGTCGGCCTGCTGCTGGCGACCCAGGTGACGGTGTTCGTCTGCGTCGCTCTGGTGGCCAACAACTCCTTCCTCTTCTACGGCTCCTGGGCCGATCTCTTCGGCCGGAAGCAGGATCTGGGCGTGGTCACGGACCACGCGGCCGGAGCACCGGCATCGGGGAACATCGTGCGGGTCGGGATCCAACGGCCGGACGTGCCGGGCGGTTCGCGGCCGACGACGGGCGGCCGGATCGACAAGGTCGTGATCGCGGGCCGGCAGTCGAAGATCGAGAGTTCGGCGTACGTGTATCTCCCGCCGGAGTACTTCCAGCCGGCCTTCGCCCGCCGGAAGTTCCCCGCGGTCGTCGTCCTCACCGGGTACCCAGGCGTCGCGGAGAACCTTCTGCAGGGTCTCAAGTACCCGCGAACGGCGCATGAACGGGTGAAGGCCGGCCGGGCGCAGCCGATGATCCTGGTGATGCTGCGGCCCACGGTGGCGCCGCCCAGGGACACCGAGTGTGTGGACATAAAGGGCGGGCCGCAGACCGAGACCTTCTTCGCCGAGGATCTGCCGCGGGCGGTCTCGGACGCGTACCGGGTCGGCACCCTGGCCCGCAACTGGGGCATCATGGGCAATTCAACCGGTGGTTACTGCGCGCTGAAGATCGGGCTCCACCACCCGGACCGGTTCGCCGCGAGCGCGGGGCTCTCCGCGTACTACAAGGCGGCCGAGGACCCGACGACCGGTGACCTCTTCCATGGAGACCAGGGGGCGCGCGACCGCTCCGATCTGATGTGGAGCCTGGACAATCTGCCGCAGCCCGACTCCTCCTTCCTCGTCACGACCTCCAGGCAGGGCGAGGGGAACTACCGCACCACGCGGCAGTTCATCGACAAGGTGAAGCCGCCCTCCCGGGTCTCCTCGATCGTGCTCGACAGCGGCGGGCACAACTTCAACACCTGGCGCCGGGAGATCCCTTCGGCGCTGGACTGGATGAGCAGCCGGCTCAGCGAGAACTGA
- a CDS encoding nuclear transport factor 2 family protein, with amino-acid sequence MSGPRDEHAEAAADIAAVEQANTAFYEAMERGDFEELSGLWLPGEDLTVSCVHPGWPVLTGRGEVLRSYALIMANTEYIQFFLTDVGVSMTGDTALVTCTENILSGGPAEDGNALGPLVGQLVVATNVFRRTPDGWKLWSHHGSPVLTESGEDEDEDSSS; translated from the coding sequence GTGAGCGGGCCGCGCGACGAGCACGCGGAGGCCGCCGCCGACATCGCGGCCGTCGAGCAGGCCAACACCGCCTTCTACGAGGCGATGGAGCGCGGCGACTTCGAGGAGCTCTCCGGGCTCTGGCTGCCGGGCGAGGATCTCACCGTCTCCTGCGTCCACCCCGGCTGGCCGGTGCTCACCGGACGCGGCGAGGTGCTGCGCAGCTATGCCCTGATCATGGCGAACACCGAGTACATCCAGTTCTTCCTGACCGATGTCGGGGTCTCGATGACCGGCGACACGGCCCTGGTGACCTGCACGGAGAACATCCTCAGCGGCGGCCCCGCGGAGGACGGCAACGCGCTCGGACCGCTGGTCGGCCAACTCGTGGTCGCCACCAATGTGTTCCGGCGCACCCCGGACGGCTGGAAGCTCTGGTCCCACCACGGCTCGCCCGTCCTGACCGAATCCGGCGAGGACGAGGACGAGGACTCCTCCTCCTGA
- a CDS encoding ABC transporter permease, whose product MAAAQNCMVTNDWICGEYLRSRSQELTDATVQHIWITAVSVAIGLLVAFPLALLARRGRRFAGPVLGLTTVLYTVPSLAMFSLLLPLFGLSAALVVTGLVLYSLTILVRNILAGLEAVPQEAKEAAKGMGYGPFRLLWEVELPLAMPALMAGVRIATVSTIALTTVGSIIGRGGLGNLIGDALPSFFKAQVLTASVLCVLLAVVADLLLLGLQRLLTPWTRIRTAPAGAAADATAKAV is encoded by the coding sequence ATGGCTGCCGCGCAGAACTGCATGGTGACGAACGACTGGATCTGCGGGGAGTATCTCCGTTCCCGCAGCCAGGAGTTGACCGATGCCACGGTCCAGCACATCTGGATCACCGCCGTCTCGGTGGCGATCGGACTCCTGGTGGCCTTTCCGCTGGCGCTGCTCGCCCGCCGCGGCCGCCGCTTCGCCGGGCCGGTCCTCGGGCTGACGACGGTGCTCTACACCGTGCCGTCACTCGCGATGTTCTCGCTGCTGCTGCCGCTGTTCGGGCTCTCCGCGGCGCTGGTCGTCACCGGCCTGGTGCTGTATTCGCTGACCATTCTCGTACGGAACATCCTGGCGGGCCTCGAAGCGGTTCCGCAGGAGGCGAAGGAAGCCGCGAAGGGAATGGGGTACGGGCCGTTCCGGCTGCTTTGGGAGGTCGAACTCCCCCTGGCGATGCCCGCGTTGATGGCCGGGGTGCGCATCGCCACGGTCTCCACGATCGCGCTGACGACGGTCGGATCGATCATCGGCAGAGGCGGCCTCGGCAACCTCATAGGGGACGCGCTGCCCAGCTTCTTCAAGGCCCAGGTGCTCACCGCCTCGGTCCTGTGCGTACTGCTCGCGGTCGTCGCGGATCTGCTGCTGCTGGGCCTCCAGAGGCTGCTGACCCCCTGGACCCGAATACGCACCGCGCCGGCGGGCGCGGCCGCGGACGCCACGGCGAAGGCGGTCTGA